One genomic window of Corynebacterium pseudotuberculosis includes the following:
- the argF gene encoding ornithine carbamoyltransferase, with translation MNTSTAFSSFDAAGSGKALARHFLADDDLTPLEQCEVLELAAELKKHPYSLTPLEGPQSVAVLFDKTSTRTRFSFDAGIAQLGGNAIVVDTNASQMGKGETYQDTGAVLSRFVSAIVWRTFAHSNLMEMAQTATVPIINALSDDLHPCQILADLQTCIEHLCAEEGPKGLRGKKAVYLGDGSNNMANSYIIGFATAGINISIIAPTDFHPKEEFVARAQRRAEQTGAMVTVTDDLNEASGAHIVITDTWVSMGMEKDGIDRRTPFIPYQVNDAIMDRTDENAIFLHCLPAYRGNEVTASVIDGPQSVVFDEAENRLHAQKALMSWLLEHQPTA, from the coding sequence ATGAATACGAGTACAGCCTTTTCCTCCTTTGACGCTGCAGGATCTGGGAAGGCATTAGCCAGGCATTTCTTGGCAGATGATGATCTCACACCTTTAGAACAATGCGAAGTATTAGAACTGGCTGCGGAGTTAAAGAAGCACCCGTATTCTTTAACTCCGTTGGAAGGACCACAGTCGGTTGCGGTCTTATTTGACAAGACCTCCACGCGGACGCGATTTTCTTTTGACGCAGGAATCGCACAGCTAGGTGGCAATGCGATTGTTGTAGACACAAATGCCTCTCAGATGGGCAAAGGGGAAACGTATCAAGATACCGGAGCAGTCCTTTCCCGGTTTGTATCGGCCATTGTATGGCGCACGTTTGCTCATTCTAACCTCATGGAAATGGCTCAGACTGCTACTGTGCCCATTATTAACGCTTTGTCTGATGATCTTCACCCCTGCCAAATTTTGGCAGATCTCCAAACCTGTATCGAGCACCTTTGCGCAGAAGAAGGGCCGAAGGGATTGCGCGGGAAAAAAGCTGTCTATTTGGGGGACGGCAGCAATAATATGGCGAACTCTTATATTATCGGTTTTGCCACAGCGGGTATAAATATAAGCATCATTGCTCCAACGGATTTTCATCCTAAGGAAGAATTTGTAGCCCGAGCACAAAGACGTGCTGAGCAAACCGGAGCAATGGTCACCGTAACTGATGATCTTAATGAAGCATCAGGAGCGCATATAGTGATTACAGATACATGGGTGTCTATGGGGATGGAGAAAGACGGTATTGATCGTCGAACCCCCTTTATCCCTTATCAAGTTAATGATGCCATTATGGATCGTACTGATGAGAACGCTATATTTCTTCATTGTCTTCCTGCGTATCGGGGAAATGAAGTTACTGCTTCTGTTATCGATGGCCCGCAGTCTGTGGTCTTCGATGAGGCGGAAAATCGTCTACACGCGCAGAAAGCACTTATGTCTTGGCTGCTGGAACACCA